The Bacteroidota bacterium genomic interval GGCGGTTGTGATGGAAGTGTCGTCGCACGCGTTGGAGCAGAGGAGGGTCTACGGACTCGGTTATCGCGCCGCGGTCTTCACGAACCTGACGCAGGATCATCTAGATTATCACGGCACAATGGAACGCTACTTTGAAGCAAAAAAAATCCTGTTCGAGAACCTTGACCCCGGCGCCTGGGCCGTCGTCAATCTCGACGACGAGTGGGGCGGGAAGATGCTCGCAGCCGCGAGGGGCAACAAGTTGACCTTTGGGATTCAAAGCGCGGCCGACGTCCGTGCCACGAAAATATCGCTTTCGATGAGGGGGACGGCATTCACCATCGCCCACTCCGGCGAGGAGACCGCGATCGAGACGCCGCTGGTCGGAAGGTTCAACGTCAGCAATATCCTTGCGGCCTTCGGAACGGGCATCGCGCTCGGAATTCCGAAGCCGGCCATGCAGAAGGCGATCGGCACGATGAATCGGGTGCGCGGGCGGTTCGAGACCGTCGCCTCCCCGAAAGGCTGGACGGCCGTGATCGATTATGCGCATACGCCCGATGCGCTCGAGAAAACGCTCGCCGCGGTGCGCGACGTGGTCGGCACGGGCGGCGGCAGAATCGTCACCGTCTTCGGGTGCGGCGGAAACCGCGACCGGACGAAGCGGCCGAAGATGGCCCGGGTGGCGACCGGGATGAGCGACATCACGGTCGTCACGTCGGACAATCCCCGGCAGGAAGATCCGGAACGGATTATCGACGAGATCATGACGGGAGTGCGTCCCGGATCGACGACGTACAGGGAAACCGACCGGAAGGAGGCCATCGGAACGGCGCTCCGGTTGGCCGCCAAGGGGGATGTTGTGCTGATCGCAGGAAAGGGGCACGAGGACTACCAGGTCATCGGCGACCGGAAGATCCATTTCAGCGACCGGGAAGTCGTCGATGCATTCGTCCGTTCGCAGGCATGAAGCTGTCGCTCTCCGACCTGCTCGGCATCGAGCACACCGCGATGTGGAATATCGACGGGCTCCGGAGGAAATCGTTTACGGATGTTTCGACAGACTCCCGGTCGGTGAATGAAGGAGAGCTCTTCGTCGCCATCCGGGGCGAGAGTTTCGACGGCCATCAGTTCGTCGAAACCGCTTTCCGGCGCGGGGCTGCCTGCGCGGTCGTCGACCGGAGGGCGAATATTCACGCGTACCGGAAGCGTCCGTTCCTTGTCGTCCACGACACCACGAAGGCGCTCGGCGGACTGGCGCACGCGTACCGGAAGAAATTCGACATCCCGTTCCTCGCGGTTGCGGGGAGCAACGGCAAGACGACGACGAAAGAAATGATCACGAACGTACTCCGATCCCGGTATTCCGTGCTCAGCACGGAAGGGAACCTGAACAACCATATCGGCGTCCCGCAGACGCTCTTCCGGCTGAACCGGCGCCATGAGTTCGCGGTGGTTGAGATCGGGACGAACCACTTCGGCGAGCTGGATCATCTCTGCTCCATACTCGATCCGACCCACGGAGTGATCACGAACATCGGCCGGGAACACCTGGAGTTTTTTAGATCATTGAGCGGGGTTGCCCGGGCCGAAGGCGAGCTGTTCGACGCGCTGCGGCCCCGGGGGACGGGGTTTGTCAATGCCGACGATCCCCGGATCCGAACCATCGCGCAGAAGCTCCGGAGAAAGGTCTCCTACGGCTTCACCGCGGGAAGCGTGCGCGGGACCCTTGCCGGGATCGGGCCGGACGGGTGCGCGACATTCCTGGTAAAGGCGCGCTCGCGGAGGGCGTTCAAGGTCGCCCTCAGGACGCCGGGGCTTCACGCCGCGGTCAACGCGCTTGCGGCCGCCGCCGTCGGCTTGTCCTTCGATGTTCCGCCCCGGGAAATCGGCCGGGCGCTCGGAACGTTTTCGAGTGTGGGCAAAAGAATGGAAGTGCTGCGCTCGTCCGGGCTGACGATTTTGAACGACACCTATAATGCGAACCCCGATTCCGTGCTGACCGCGCTCCGGACGCTGGAGGGGATGAAGACGAGCGGCAGGAAGATTGTCGTCCTCGCAGACATGCTTGAGCTGGGCGAATCGTCCCGGACCGAGCATGAGCGAATCGGAAAGGCAGTGGGCAGGATGGGAATCGACGCCCTGTTCACGTTCGGAAAGGGAGCGGCCGCCATTCATGAAAGCGCCGCGATCCGGACCCGCCGGCACTTCGGAACAAAAGGCGAATTATCGAGGGCGCTTCTCGCCCTCGCGGCCG includes:
- a CDS encoding UDP-N-acetylmuramoyl-L-alanyl-D-glutamate--2,6-diaminopimelate ligase is translated as MNWNRNCGGESGEVEIAPQSPIEEYRVWNEACPMMLSKLLEGVTVAKMFQTMYGQMVVTHDVEVHALQYDSRKVERGDLFVALRGSAQDGHRFIAGAVERGAKVVVLEDDRALPDSYFMHAGVAKVVVPDSRIALAQLSAAFYGNPSRGLELVGVTGTNGKTTTAYLLKSILESRGSKAGLIGTIEYAIGDRVVPATHTTPESLELNGLLSQMLGEGCSAVVMEVSSHALEQRRVYGLGYRAAVFTNLTQDHLDYHGTMERYFEAKKILFENLDPGAWAVVNLDDEWGGKMLAAARGNKLTFGIQSAADVRATKISLSMRGTAFTIAHSGEETAIETPLVGRFNVSNILAAFGTGIALGIPKPAMQKAIGTMNRVRGRFETVASPKGWTAVIDYAHTPDALEKTLAAVRDVVGTGGGRIVTVFGCGGNRDRTKRPKMARVATGMSDITVVTSDNPRQEDPERIIDEIMTGVRPGSTTYRETDRKEAIGTALRLAAKGDVVLIAGKGHEDYQVIGDRKIHFSDREVVDAFVRSQA
- the murF gene encoding UDP-N-acetylmuramoyl-tripeptide--D-alanyl-D-alanine ligase; translated protein: MKLSLSDLLGIEHTAMWNIDGLRRKSFTDVSTDSRSVNEGELFVAIRGESFDGHQFVETAFRRGAACAVVDRRANIHAYRKRPFLVVHDTTKALGGLAHAYRKKFDIPFLAVAGSNGKTTTKEMITNVLRSRYSVLSTEGNLNNHIGVPQTLFRLNRRHEFAVVEIGTNHFGELDHLCSILDPTHGVITNIGREHLEFFRSLSGVARAEGELFDALRPRGTGFVNADDPRIRTIAQKLRRKVSYGFTAGSVRGTLAGIGPDGCATFLVKARSRRAFKVALRTPGLHAAVNALAAAAVGLSFDVPPREIGRALGTFSSVGKRMEVLRSSGLTILNDTYNANPDSVLTALRTLEGMKTSGRKIVVLADMLELGESSRTEHERIGKAVGRMGIDALFTFGKGAAAIHESAAIRTRRHFGTKGELSRALLALAAEPDIILIKGSRGMKMEEVTMALQQRRGGKAK